The following proteins are encoded in a genomic region of Ornithodoros turicata isolate Travis chromosome 6, ASM3712646v1, whole genome shotgun sequence:
- the LOC135397407 gene encoding caspase-3-like, with protein sequence MAEDKQDSLPASGGSCSLSSSEKTYSDGTDAGAEGVVSAKLNDNYYPRRYKKMQCIIFNIRKFYHLNEEEIENTEDVQRLKLTLESIGFICTYYENKEAWELYDILQKLAKSNDDLAQTDGFLCWIITHGDEHTLHASDRALELDSILKPFAGDKCPGLFGKPKLFFVQAMNKTSKSICVADAYGGPASEPDIPCRIPAMADFYLAFSSAPGFFESGDEEDLSHFVKMVTKVLKEHVPQDPVQVDLSSLMARIVDETRGYFVGAKGRSGLLCYQLPCAMSTLTRHVTFSKLR encoded by the exons ATGGCGGAAGATAAGCAAG ATTCCCTTCCAGCCTCTGGCGGGTCCTGCTCCTTATCGAG TTCGGAGAAGACATATTCTGACGGAACCGATGCAGGGGCTGAAGGTGTCGTCTCTGCTAAGCTTAATGATAATTACTACCCAAGAAGGTATAAGAAGATGCAGTGCATCATCTTCAACATAAGG AAATTCTACCACCTGAACGAGGAGGAAATCGAGAACACAGAAGACGTGCAACGTTTAAAGCTCACCTTGGAGTCTATTGGCTTCATCTGTACTTACTACGAGAATAAGGAAGCGTGGGAGTTGTATGATATTCTCCAGAAAT TGGCAAAAAGTAATGACGACCTCGCGCAAACGGACGGCTTCCTTTGTTGGATTATTACCCATGGCGACGAACATACTCTGCACGCGAGTGACAGAGCACTCGAGTTGGATTCTATCTTAAAGCCATTCGCCGGTGACAAATGCCCAGGACTATTTGGAAAACCAAAGCTATTTTTTGTCCAG GCCATGAACAAGACTTCCAAGTCCATCTGTGTAGCAGATGCCTATGGGGGTCCCGCGTCAGAGCCTGACATTCCATGCAGGATCCCCGCAATGGCCGATTTCTACTTGGCCTTCTCTTCTGCTCCAG GCTTCTTTGAAAGCGGGGATGAGGAAGATCTCTCCCACTTCGTCAAGATGGTCACTAAAGTGTTGAAGGAACATGTTCCCCAGGACCCTGTGCAAGTGGACCTGTCCTCTCTAATGGCTCGCATCGTTGACGAAACTCGTGGATATTTCGTGGGCGCAAAAGGCCGCTCAGGCCTTCTCTGCTACCAACTTCCCTGTGCCATGTCAACACTTACTCGTCATGTCACTTTTTCCAAGCTGCGATAA
- the LOC135397408 gene encoding caspase-like has product MADDLDALPQVPESCLDTLPSDHRTFGSGIDPGAVGAISAHVEDEYYPQIHNKNVCYIFNNRNPFQKMSNEEEDVEHLRQSLISLNFQCTLFNDKTAMEIYDALIEVASTVNNVDCFICWIITYGDKHCLYAGEPLELDRLVSPFTGDVCPSLFGKPKLFFFQAITSDREPDTLDMSEILRETYRIPAVADFCFLFSSPPGYLECGVSQLVRIVSDVMDAAIPGEPGYMDLSTLWTLVAQRAEGNQQIPCLMSTLTRHVKFSKRSTSLR; this is encoded by the exons ATGGCGGACGACTTGG ATGCCCTGCCACAGGTTCCCGAGTCATGTTTGGACACATTACCGAG CGATCACAGGACATTTGGCAGTGGTATAGACCCAGGAGCTGTGGGTGCAATCAGCGCTCACGTTGAGGACGAGTACTACCCTCAAATACACAACAAGAACGTTTGCTACATCTTCAACAACAGG AACCCTTTTCAAAAGATGAGCAACGAGGAAGAGGATGTGGAGCACTTAAGGCAGAGCTTAATTTCTCTAAATTTCCAATGCACCTTGTTCAACGACAAGACGGCCATGGAAATATATGACGCTCTTATAGAAG TTGCTAGTACTGTGAATAATGTGGACTGTTTCATCTGCTGGATCATCACGTACGGGGATAAACATTGTCTGTACGCTGGAGAGCCACTGGAATTGGATCGACTGGTCAGTCCGTTCACCGGTGATGTCTGTCCCAGCCTATTCGGGAAACCTAAGCTGTTCTTTTTCCAA GCTATAACGAGTGACCGAGAACCTGACACCTTGGACATGTCGGAAATATTGAGAGAAACTTATCGGATACCAGCTGTGGCTGATTTCTGCTTCCTCTTCTCCAGTCCCCCAG GATACTTGGAATGCGGCGTATCGCAGTTGGTTCGCATTGTTTCCGATGTAATGGATGCAGCTATTCCAGGAGAACCCGGATACATGGACCTCTCTACTCTCTGGACGCTGGTAGCTCAACGAGCAGAGGGGAACCAGCAAATTCCTTGTCTCATGTCCACACTCACGAGGCACGTCAAGTTTTCCAAGCGATCAACGTCACTCAGATGA